The following proteins are encoded in a genomic region of Methanomassiliicoccus sp.:
- a CDS encoding archaellin/type IV pilin N-terminal domain-containing protein, which translates to MKHDTRGEMGVGTMIIFIAAVLVAAVAASVLISTANVVREQATQTGNDATSSVSIGFVTDSVYGVVSHGKLTELQVFLKLGPGSSAVNLDHVVASVTISDGAFSTSMDVPSDSTNTVVYDDRIKMTFSDLSAGPDSQISIMIIPSVGYSNVIDLTLPDVLMDGIIQLR; encoded by the coding sequence ATGAAACATGATACTCGTGGAGAAATGGGCGTAGGCACTATGATCATATTCATCGCTGCAGTTCTTGTGGCGGCGGTCGCTGCATCTGTGCTCATCTCCACTGCCAATGTTGTTCGGGAGCAAGCAACTCAGACAGGAAACGATGCCACTTCTTCGGTGTCTATAGGTTTTGTGACTGATTCGGTCTATGGTGTCGTCTCCCATGGCAAGTTGACCGAGCTTCAGGTCTTTCTAAAGCTTGGGCCTGGCAGCTCTGCTGTCAATCTCGATCATGTTGTAGCCTCCGTGACAATATCCGACGGGGCCTTTTCGACGAGCATGGATGTGCCCAGTGACTCCACTAACACCGTAGTCTATGATGATAGGATAAAAATGACTTTCAGTGATCTCTCTGCCGGCCCAGATAGCCAGATTTCGATCATGATAATTCCCTCTGTGGGATACTCGAACGTCATCGATCTGACCCTTCCCGACGTGCTCATGGATGGCATCATACAGTTGAGGTGA
- a CDS encoding PAS domain S-box protein, translated as MIHILYIDDEPALLEIGKVFLESCGKISVDTALSVKDAESLVQHNRYDCIISDYQMPVINGIEYLKILRSRGNSIPFILFTGKGREEVVIEALNAGADFYIQKGGQPEVRFRELQHQIDVTVQKRKAEENVIASNAKLRAAIDLANIGYWSFDVHAMTFSADSSHLRHIYGSDVNRGNGLEITFDRYIREIVHPEDVDMMVKIRDSILSLESNNGQGTYRIIRPDGTIRLILFTYTVVRDVNGKPLTVFGAAQDITEYKEKEAILKENEQDFKAFVDQCTDGILLLDDAGTIIQWNRSLEKITGLDADEVMGQSFWDVAQRILPDEERNSSIFESRKAAFIDLMKKGQADTVDNRVIRYIKRPDDQIKRLERTFFKITVGSHHRYGSIVRDVTEA; from the coding sequence ATGATTCACATTCTCTATATTGATGATGAACCTGCATTATTGGAGATAGGGAAGGTTTTTTTAGAATCATGTGGTAAAATATCGGTCGATACGGCCCTAAGCGTAAAAGATGCGGAAAGTTTGGTACAGCACAACAGATATGATTGCATCATATCTGACTACCAAATGCCAGTCATCAACGGCATAGAGTATTTAAAAATCCTACGTTCTCGAGGTAACTCCATACCATTCATACTATTTACCGGCAAAGGACGAGAGGAAGTGGTCATCGAAGCGTTGAATGCCGGTGCAGATTTCTATATTCAAAAGGGAGGACAACCCGAAGTTCGTTTCAGAGAACTGCAACACCAGATCGATGTAACTGTACAAAAAAGAAAAGCAGAGGAAAACGTGATCGCATCTAACGCCAAGCTTAGGGCGGCCATCGATCTTGCCAATATCGGTTATTGGTCATTCGATGTTCATGCGATGACCTTTTCCGCAGATAGTAGTCATTTGCGGCACATCTATGGTTCCGATGTCAACCGAGGTAATGGTCTCGAGATCACATTTGACCGCTACATCAGGGAGATAGTTCATCCTGAAGATGTAGATATGATGGTCAAGATTCGGGACAGTATCCTATCCTTAGAAAGCAACAACGGGCAGGGCACCTATCGCATAATTCGACCAGATGGGACTATTCGCTTGATCCTTTTTACTTACACAGTCGTCCGTGATGTCAATGGTAAACCATTAACGGTATTCGGAGCAGCCCAGGACATTACTGAGTACAAAGAAAAAGAGGCAATACTGAAAGAAAATGAGCAAGACTTCAAGGCATTCGTGGATCAATGTACCGACGGCATCTTACTGCTAGATGATGCTGGGACCATCATTCAGTGGAATCGATCATTGGAAAAAATTACTGGGTTAGATGCCGATGAAGTGATGGGGCAATCATTTTGGGATGTGGCCCAGAGGATTCTGCCGGATGAAGAAAGGAATTCGAGTATTTTTGAATCGAGGAAAGCTGCATTTATTGACTTAATGAAAAAAGGCCAAGCAGATACGGTAGATAATAGAGTCATTCGATACATAAAGAGGCCGGATGACCAAATTAAAAGATTGGAGAGAACCTTTTTTAAGATCACTGTCGGCTCTCATCACAGATATGGTTCAATCGTTAGAGATGTGACTGAGGCGTGA
- a CDS encoding PAS domain S-box protein gives MRAKVGKLEERLSESEGTLKAILSGEVDAILVSTPEGERIFTLKGAEEPYRVLFEQMSEGAVTVSHDGIILFCNQSFADMMKAPLENIIGINLETFLCPSEVYSYRELIEQSIDRPARGDLSFKAADGTMVPEHLSVSYLPTAGEPMHCIVLADLSEHIRAEEALRKAYGELDEKVQERTRELSESEQRFRVLIQSSSQAVWETDASGKVIADSPSWRTYTGQTLEEWMGYGWVDAAHPDDRGYAERHWREALSAGSDMNAEFRLRGPDGGWRWTNVRAAPIRDEEGRIVKWVGMNLDITARKRGEEELRRSNEELQQFAYVASHDLQEPLRMVTMYLALLSKRYSRELSPQAQEYMGSAVEGSLRMKELIGDLLQYSRLDAQPMELKEVDMNDLTAQVLETLRATIEEAGAEVMVGPLPVVRADEQQIAQILQNLVSNAIKFLSDREPRVEVSSITFDNEYVFSVKDNGIGIDPKYQDKLFKMFSRLHTREEYPGTGIGLAISKKIVERHGGRIWFESEPGKGTTFFFTIPT, from the coding sequence TTGAGGGCCAAAGTTGGGAAGCTCGAAGAGCGGTTATCAGAGAGCGAGGGGACGCTGAAGGCCATATTGAGCGGGGAGGTTGATGCCATCCTGGTATCGACCCCGGAGGGAGAGCGCATCTTCACTCTCAAAGGGGCGGAGGAGCCGTATCGCGTCCTATTCGAGCAGATGAGCGAGGGCGCGGTCACCGTCTCACATGATGGCATCATATTATTTTGCAACCAGAGCTTCGCCGATATGATGAAGGCCCCCCTCGAGAACATCATTGGAATAAATCTGGAGACCTTCCTATGCCCCTCAGAAGTTTACTCTTATCGAGAACTCATCGAGCAAAGCATCGATCGGCCAGCACGGGGGGACCTGAGTTTCAAGGCTGCCGATGGGACGATGGTCCCGGAGCACTTGTCGGTAAGCTACCTGCCGACTGCGGGCGAGCCCATGCATTGCATCGTACTAGCAGACCTGTCCGAGCATATCCGGGCGGAGGAAGCCCTCAGAAAGGCATATGGCGAACTTGACGAGAAAGTCCAGGAACGCACCAGGGAGCTGAGCGAGAGCGAGCAGCGATTTAGAGTGCTCATCCAGTCTTCTTCACAGGCCGTATGGGAGACGGACGCCTCGGGCAAGGTAATCGCCGACTCGCCCTCGTGGAGAACTTACACTGGCCAAACGCTCGAGGAGTGGATGGGTTATGGGTGGGTGGACGCAGCCCACCCCGACGACCGTGGATACGCCGAGAGGCACTGGAGAGAAGCTTTGTCTGCGGGAAGCGATATGAATGCGGAATTCCGCCTCCGGGGTCCCGATGGCGGATGGAGATGGACGAACGTGCGGGCTGCGCCGATCCGTGACGAGGAGGGGCGAATCGTCAAGTGGGTTGGGATGAACCTCGACATCACGGCACGAAAGCGAGGGGAAGAAGAGCTTCGACGCTCCAATGAAGAGCTGCAGCAATTCGCTTACGTCGCCTCGCACGATCTACAAGAACCATTGCGAATGGTCACCATGTACTTGGCACTGCTTAGTAAAAGATACAGCCGTGAGTTGAGTCCTCAAGCCCAAGAGTACATGGGGTCGGCCGTTGAAGGGTCGCTGCGGATGAAGGAACTCATCGGCGATCTGTTGCAGTACTCCCGTCTCGATGCGCAGCCGATGGAATTGAAAGAGGTCGACATGAACGATCTGACGGCTCAGGTCTTGGAAACTCTAAGGGCCACTATCGAAGAGGCTGGTGCCGAGGTGATGGTCGGCCCCTTGCCGGTCGTCAGGGCCGATGAGCAGCAGATCGCCCAGATCCTCCAAAACCTCGTTTCCAACGCCATAAAGTTCCTCTCCGATAGGGAACCGAGGGTTGAGGTATCCTCAATCACCTTCGACAACGAGTACGTCTTCTCTGTGAAGGACAACGGCATCGGCATCGATCCCAAGTACCAGGACAAGCTGTTCAAGATGTTCTCCCGGCTGCACACCAGAGAGGAGTATCCTGGGACGGGCATCGGCCTGGCGATCAGCAAGAAGATCGTCGAACGACACGGCGGCAGAATATGGTTCGAGAGCGAACCAGGCAAGGGGACGACGTTCTTCTTCACAATACCGACATGA
- a CDS encoding circadian clock KaiB family protein translates to MSEASKTDPSADVRYILRLYVTGMTPRAQDAIRNIRKICEEELKGRYELQIIDIYQQPELAKKEQILAAPTLIRELPLPLRKLVGDMSNKEKVVLGLEILPGKTDKVEGMK, encoded by the coding sequence ATGTCTGAAGCAAGTAAAACGGATCCCAGTGCCGACGTGAGGTACATACTGCGGCTCTATGTCACAGGAATGACTCCCAGGGCCCAGGATGCAATAAGGAACATTCGAAAGATATGCGAGGAAGAGCTCAAAGGTCGATACGAATTGCAGATCATTGATATCTATCAGCAGCCGGAGCTCGCAAAGAAGGAACAGATATTGGCTGCCCCTACTCTCATCAGGGAGCTCCCCCTTCCGCTAAGGAAGTTGGTGGGGGACATGTCGAACAAGGAAAAGGTCGTTCTTGGCTTAGAGATATTACCAGGAAAAACCGATAAGGTGGAAGGAATGAAGTGA
- a CDS encoding circadian clock KaiB family protein, producing the protein MAGQTPKSLAAIANLKRMSEDLTDYEVHIEIIDLQKDPQLAKVDQIVAVPTLVRRLPPPMRKIIGDLSNEEKVLIGLNIRDRGTR; encoded by the coding sequence GTGGCTGGTCAGACCCCAAAGTCCTTAGCAGCCATTGCCAACTTGAAGAGGATGAGCGAGGACCTTACAGATTATGAAGTTCATATCGAAATCATAGATCTGCAGAAAGATCCTCAACTTGCCAAAGTTGACCAGATCGTTGCTGTCCCGACGCTGGTAAGAAGGCTTCCTCCCCCGATGAGAAAGATCATTGGCGACCTATCCAACGAGGAAAAGGTGCTCATCGGCTTGAACATACGAGATCGTGGTACGAGGTAA
- the kaiC gene encoding circadian clock protein KaiC, producing the protein MSKDLPKAQTGIEGFDEITQGGLPRGRPTLIVGGPGSGKTLLSMEFLVNGAMKYGEPGVFFSFEETEDELAQNVASLGFNIKALKEGNMLAIDHVKIEAAEIVETGDYDLEGLFVRLGYAIDSVKAKRVVLDTIESIFSTFGNTVILRSELRRLFRFLKEKGVTAVITGEKGENTLTRDGLEEYVSDAVIVLDNRVIGNIATRRMRIIKYRGSSHGSNEYPFLIDENGFSMLPVTSLGLDAKVTDERISTGILDLDAMLGGKGYFRSSTVLITGQAGTGKTSFGMEFVRAACESGKRSLFITFEESPDQVVRNMRAIGIELQPFVKRGLLRIRADRPTSYGLEMHLATIHKLVRDFRPDVVVIDPISSLMSIGEEAEIRSTLVRLADYLKMSGITSLFTDLKHAEQPRESSMISSLVDTWIFLESIESNGESDRILHLVKSRGMAHSNQIREFHITSKGIELIPPYVGPAGVFTGSARYAQEAKERAEEVIRAEEFDRLKAALEQQREVLESQIEAQRAEFANKEADLQRRIEAENRRKEAIESSRRHMRIMRTNSSKRGD; encoded by the coding sequence ATGAGTAAGGATTTGCCGAAGGCACAAACGGGAATCGAAGGTTTCGATGAGATCACTCAGGGCGGCCTCCCCCGCGGACGACCGACATTGATAGTCGGTGGACCTGGCAGCGGCAAGACGCTGCTCTCCATGGAGTTCCTGGTCAACGGCGCCATGAAGTACGGCGAACCCGGGGTATTCTTTTCATTCGAGGAAACGGAAGATGAGCTAGCGCAGAACGTCGCCTCCCTCGGCTTCAATATCAAGGCGCTCAAGGAGGGTAACATGCTGGCGATCGATCACGTCAAGATCGAGGCGGCAGAGATCGTGGAGACCGGCGATTATGACTTGGAGGGGTTATTCGTCCGCCTTGGTTACGCGATCGATTCTGTGAAGGCCAAGCGTGTTGTCCTGGATACGATAGAGTCCATCTTCTCGACCTTCGGCAATACGGTCATCCTACGGTCCGAACTGCGCCGCCTGTTCCGTTTCCTGAAGGAGAAGGGCGTTACCGCCGTCATCACTGGCGAAAAGGGAGAGAACACGTTAACTAGGGACGGTCTGGAGGAATACGTCTCCGACGCCGTGATCGTTCTAGATAACCGCGTCATCGGCAATATTGCCACCAGGCGGATGCGCATCATCAAGTACCGTGGTTCTTCGCACGGCTCGAACGAATATCCGTTCTTGATAGATGAGAACGGCTTCTCCATGCTGCCGGTGACCTCCCTGGGCCTCGATGCAAAGGTCACCGATGAACGCATCTCCACTGGAATATTGGATTTGGATGCCATGCTTGGCGGGAAAGGGTACTTCAGGAGTAGCACCGTCCTCATCACCGGGCAGGCGGGAACAGGGAAGACCAGCTTCGGCATGGAGTTCGTTCGGGCGGCTTGCGAGAGTGGCAAGAGATCACTCTTTATCACCTTCGAGGAATCGCCAGATCAGGTGGTCCGCAACATGCGGGCTATCGGCATCGAGCTTCAGCCTTTCGTCAAGAGGGGACTATTGCGGATACGCGCCGACCGGCCGACCTCATACGGCCTGGAGATGCACCTGGCAACCATACATAAGTTGGTCCGGGACTTTAGGCCGGATGTGGTTGTCATCGACCCCATTAGCAGCCTAATGTCCATCGGCGAGGAGGCGGAGATCCGCTCGACCCTCGTCCGCTTGGCCGATTACCTGAAGATGAGCGGCATCACCTCACTCTTCACCGACCTCAAGCACGCCGAGCAGCCGAGAGAGAGTTCGATGATCTCCTCGCTGGTGGATACCTGGATTTTTCTGGAAAGCATCGAGTCCAATGGTGAAAGCGACCGCATCCTGCATCTGGTTAAGTCCAGAGGCATGGCGCACTCCAACCAGATTCGCGAGTTCCATATAACCAGCAAAGGCATCGAACTCATCCCACCCTACGTTGGCCCGGCCGGAGTGTTTACCGGGTCCGCTCGCTATGCCCAGGAGGCCAAGGAGAGGGCCGAAGAGGTCATCCGGGCCGAGGAGTTCGATAGACTCAAGGCCGCTCTTGAGCAGCAGCGCGAGGTGTTGGAAAGTCAAATCGAGGCACAGCGCGCCGAGTTCGCTAACAAAGAGGCGGACTTGCAGAGGCGCATCGAAGCAGAGAACAGGCGCAAGGAAGCGATCGAATCCAGCAGAAGACATATGAGGATAATGAGGACTAATAGCAGTAAAAGGGGCGATTGA
- a CDS encoding PAS domain S-box protein: protein MSSERGRNGETTHELIDGGGFSESEVRFRSFFDNYADAMFIGKPDGTILAANPAAQKMFGMTEAELRAAGRSGITVNDERMDRAIRERSEKGTTTSELIFRRKDGSTFPGEATSTLFKDAKGSTGATIAIRDITERKRWEESVARTKGEMSTILEHIDQGFFSLNKDWQFKYVNRVAAENVGRKPEDLVGKDLRREFPLYTTTKAAALYQKVMEERVVATIEERGIMTGRDYEQIIYPIPEGIAVFWNDVTDRKKVEEALLNAKLEWEQTFDHIPDLIAILDADQNIVRANKAMLEHMGSPDPEQYVGQKCFHCVHGTNCPPEFCPHVLTLADGKEHVAEVHEERLGGDFLVSTTPIIDKLGRIKGTVHVARNITELKKTEDALRESETKYKGLFENIKEGVSLRRLVYNSWGEVIDAVLVEANPAALEVYGASSIEELRGKSYYDTASPNMAVAALDIVREMKASGEPVTAEEHSDINNRDYQITTTPLGKDLVITTSVDITERKRSEELIKRSNEELRQFAYVASHDLQEPLRMVTSYLGLLEKKFGNELSPQAKEFMGFAVDGSLRMKLLIDDLLEYSRIDSRPVNLEDVDMNIEAETVLHDLRSAIEEKEAEVIVNPLPTIRADDTQMKQLLTNLISNAIKFHGHKPSRVEVSAITYGNEFVFCVKDNGIGIDPRYADRLFKMFSRLHTKEEYPGTGIGLAICKKIVERHGGRIWFESESGKGTTFYFAIPA, encoded by the coding sequence ATGAGCTCGGAAAGGGGAAGGAACGGCGAGACGACTCATGAGCTGATTGATGGGGGTGGTTTCAGCGAGAGCGAGGTCCGCTTCCGCTCCTTCTTCGATAACTACGCCGATGCCATGTTCATCGGCAAACCGGATGGGACCATCCTCGCGGCGAACCCCGCTGCGCAGAAGATGTTCGGCATGACCGAGGCCGAGCTCAGAGCTGCTGGCAGGAGCGGGATAACGGTCAACGACGAGAGGATGGATAGAGCAATACGAGAGCGGTCGGAGAAGGGCACGACGACATCCGAGCTTATTTTCCGACGTAAGGACGGCAGTACCTTCCCCGGTGAGGCCACTTCTACCCTGTTCAAGGATGCCAAAGGTTCTACCGGTGCTACGATCGCCATACGGGATATAACTGAGCGGAAGCGGTGGGAGGAATCCGTTGCTAGAACGAAGGGGGAGATGTCCACGATCCTTGAGCATATCGATCAAGGCTTCTTCTCACTGAACAAGGACTGGCAGTTCAAATACGTCAACAGGGTGGCAGCAGAGAATGTCGGTCGGAAACCTGAAGATCTCGTGGGCAAGGACCTCAGGAGGGAGTTCCCACTGTACACAACAACGAAGGCAGCGGCGCTCTATCAAAAAGTAATGGAGGAACGGGTCGTGGCCACTATAGAAGAGCGGGGGATTATGACCGGCCGGGATTACGAGCAGATCATATATCCAATTCCAGAAGGCATCGCCGTCTTCTGGAATGATGTCACCGATCGCAAGAAAGTGGAGGAAGCTTTACTAAATGCTAAACTTGAGTGGGAGCAGACCTTCGATCACATTCCCGATCTGATCGCCATCCTGGACGCCGATCAGAACATTGTGCGCGCGAACAAAGCGATGCTCGAGCACATGGGCTCGCCAGACCCCGAGCAATATGTGGGGCAGAAGTGTTTTCATTGTGTGCACGGCACCAATTGCCCTCCAGAATTCTGCCCTCACGTTCTAACGCTAGCCGATGGCAAGGAGCATGTGGCGGAGGTTCACGAGGAGAGACTTGGTGGAGACTTCCTGGTGAGCACGACGCCCATAATCGATAAACTCGGCAGGATCAAGGGGACCGTGCATGTCGCCAGAAACATCACTGAATTGAAAAAGACCGAAGACGCGCTGAGAGAAAGCGAGACCAAGTACAAGGGACTGTTCGAGAATATCAAAGAGGGAGTTAGCTTACGCCGCCTGGTTTACAACAGTTGGGGTGAGGTCATAGATGCGGTACTCGTCGAAGCCAATCCCGCCGCCCTAGAGGTCTATGGAGCTAGCTCGATCGAGGAGCTGAGAGGTAAGTCATACTACGATACGGCCAGCCCTAACATGGCCGTTGCTGCGCTTGATATCGTACGAGAGATGAAAGCCTCGGGAGAGCCGGTCACCGCTGAGGAACACTCCGACATCAATAATCGCGACTATCAAATCACCACAACGCCGCTCGGAAAGGATCTGGTGATTACCACCAGCGTCGATATAACGGAACGCAAGCGAAGCGAGGAACTGATCAAGCGTTCGAACGAGGAGCTGCGACAGTTCGCTTACGTCGCCTCGCACGATCTCCAGGAACCATTGAGAATGGTCACCTCCTACCTTGGCCTTCTAGAAAAGAAGTTCGGCAATGAGCTCAGTCCTCAGGCCAAGGAGTTCATGGGGTTCGCTGTCGACGGATCGTTGAGAATGAAACTGCTGATCGATGACCTTTTGGAATATTCACGTATCGATTCGAGGCCGGTCAATCTGGAAGATGTTGACATGAACATCGAAGCAGAGACCGTTCTCCATGATCTTCGGTCTGCCATCGAAGAGAAAGAGGCCGAGGTGATCGTTAACCCCTTGCCAACCATCCGTGCCGACGATACGCAGATGAAGCAACTCCTAACAAACTTGATCTCCAACGCCATCAAGTTCCATGGCCACAAGCCGTCGAGGGTAGAGGTCTCGGCGATAACCTATGGCAATGAGTTCGTCTTCTGTGTGAAGGATAACGGGATAGGCATTGATCCCCGATACGCAGACAGGTTGTTCAAGATGTTCTCCCGCCTGCACACCAAGGAAGAGTATCCTGGGACGGGAATAGGTTTGGCGATCTGCAAGAAGATCGTGGAGCGTCACGGCGGCAGAATATGGTTCGAGAGCGAATCGGGCAAGGGGACGACGTTCTACTTCGCTATCCCGGCGTAA
- a CDS encoding PAS domain S-box protein: protein MDDEAPMLELGKSFLESSGDLHVDTFISVADAENAMLHTKYDAIVSDYQMPVSNGINFLKNLRARGNKIPFILFTGKGREEVVIEALNSGADFYLQKGGNPTAQYVELEHKIKEAVRRSRAERALHENQERLKKAHALGQTGCWEYSPDSPRMIWGSEEGFAIFGMNRHSGEVPVEDIEACIINREVAHQALVDAASIGKKYDLVYEIHPANGGAPRTIHSIAELERDESGTVIKILGLLQDITVQRQAEETLRRSEEKYAKVFQNSAANIILARVSDGHIVDVNETWLENTGYPREDFVGHSTIELGIWKHPEEWDEFIRCLRNYGSVRDWESEIVRKDGRMGVMLMSAQLLTLGGVEMMLGSSTDITERKQAEEALNQSAQLFRGIVDNIPVRVFWKDENLTFLGCNMAFAQDAGYPDPEDVIGKNDFQMIWADQAEIYQKDDRQVIESGAPKLLIRESQRTPDGRIITLLTNKIPLRDKKGEVVGVLGTYMDITEWKNDEHAPIQSDKKVGM, encoded by the coding sequence GTGGATGATGAAGCTCCAATGTTGGAACTCGGAAAATCTTTTTTAGAATCGTCGGGGGATCTGCATGTGGACACGTTCATTAGCGTTGCCGATGCAGAAAATGCGATGCTTCATACAAAATACGACGCCATTGTATCCGATTACCAGATGCCAGTTAGCAATGGCATAAATTTTCTTAAGAACCTGAGGGCTCGAGGAAATAAGATACCATTTATCCTCTTTACAGGCAAAGGGCGTGAAGAGGTCGTTATCGAGGCGTTGAACTCCGGGGCGGACTTCTACCTGCAGAAGGGTGGGAACCCTACAGCGCAGTATGTTGAGCTGGAGCACAAGATCAAGGAAGCGGTCCGTCGGAGCCGGGCTGAAAGAGCGTTGCATGAAAACCAAGAGCGTCTCAAGAAAGCCCACGCTCTTGGCCAAACGGGGTGTTGGGAATACAGCCCAGACTCGCCGCGCATGATATGGGGCTCCGAGGAAGGATTTGCCATTTTCGGCATGAATCGCCATAGTGGTGAGGTGCCTGTCGAGGATATCGAAGCCTGCATCATCAATCGAGAGGTTGCGCACCAAGCACTGGTGGATGCTGCCAGCATTGGAAAGAAGTATGATTTGGTTTATGAGATACACCCGGCCAATGGCGGTGCTCCCCGAACCATTCATTCTATCGCCGAGCTCGAAAGGGATGAATCGGGAACAGTGATCAAAATATTAGGTCTATTGCAAGACATCACCGTGCAAAGACAGGCCGAAGAAACCCTGCGCAGATCTGAGGAAAAATACGCCAAAGTATTCCAGAATAGTGCAGCCAATATTATCCTTGCTCGAGTTAGTGATGGACACATCGTCGATGTTAACGAAACCTGGTTGGAAAATACAGGCTACCCAAGAGAAGATTTCGTCGGACACTCAACGATTGAGCTAGGGATATGGAAACATCCCGAGGAGTGGGATGAATTTATCCGTTGCCTTAGAAATTACGGTTCGGTGCGGGATTGGGAGAGCGAGATCGTTCGGAAGGACGGTAGAATGGGCGTAATGCTCATGTCTGCACAATTACTGACATTGGGAGGGGTCGAGATGATGTTGGGCTCGTCGACGGATATTACCGAGCGTAAGCAGGCGGAAGAGGCTCTAAACCAATCAGCCCAGCTCTTTAGAGGAATTGTGGATAACATACCTGTCCGAGTGTTCTGGAAGGATGAGAACCTAACCTTCCTCGGCTGCAATATGGCATTCGCGCAGGATGCTGGATATCCGGATCCTGAGGACGTGATCGGGAAAAATGATTTTCAAATGATATGGGCTGATCAAGCCGAGATCTATCAAAAAGACGATCGGCAGGTCATCGAAAGTGGGGCACCCAAATTATTGATAAGGGAGTCCCAAAGAACTCCCGATGGCAGGATCATCACCCTCCTAACTAATAAGATACCCCTGAGGGATAAGAAAGGAGAGGTGGTTGGTGTTCTCGGCACCTATATGGATATCACCGAATGGAAGAATGATGAGCATGCACCGATACAGTCTGATAAGAAAGTGGGCATGTAG
- a CDS encoding HAD family phosphatase, translating into MATIFISLARPVYLLKYEPLAEGQSQYLFLRPLPSVSEQIMIRLVAFDMDGTLTQEASSWDTLFRIYGHDPKPLYRLYMEGHIDQDEWAASNLREIILAHPDLTAREIEDAIIQNTHLRVGVQECISTLTSLGVKCVIISAGAEPLARWIGVTAKFHDWKANWFEIGSNGRLVPNYIRKVSYLEKEKGLRSWMEENKISKEETVAVGDSCNDVGMFLESGHSIAFNPTDEYASTMGEVIHEGDDLRICLDTIVDWNDL; encoded by the coding sequence TTGGCGACGATCTTCATCTCGCTCGCACGGCCGGTGTATCTCTTGAAGTACGAGCCGCTGGCTGAAGGCCAATCCCAATATCTATTTCTTAGACCGTTACCATCCGTTAGCGAGCAGATCATGATCAGGCTTGTAGCATTCGACATGGACGGAACGCTTACTCAGGAGGCCAGCTCTTGGGATACATTGTTTCGTATCTATGGTCATGACCCTAAACCACTCTATCGCTTGTACATGGAGGGGCATATCGATCAGGATGAGTGGGCAGCATCAAATCTTAGAGAGATCATTTTAGCTCACCCCGATCTGACCGCCCGAGAGATCGAGGATGCAATTATCCAAAATACTCACCTCAGAGTGGGAGTCCAGGAATGCATATCGACGCTCACGTCGCTGGGAGTCAAGTGCGTCATCATCTCCGCAGGGGCGGAACCACTGGCCCGGTGGATAGGGGTAACAGCCAAGTTCCATGATTGGAAGGCCAACTGGTTTGAAATAGGCTCGAATGGACGGCTTGTGCCTAACTACATTCGGAAAGTGAGCTACCTGGAGAAGGAGAAAGGCCTTCGTTCTTGGATGGAGGAAAACAAAATATCTAAGGAAGAGACCGTGGCCGTTGGGGATAGCTGTAACGATGTCGGCATGTTTCTGGAATCCGGGCACTCCATAGCGTTCAATCCTACCGACGAGTACGCCTCAACGATGGGCGAGGTCATTCATGAGGGCGATGATCTGAGAATATGCTTGGACACAATAGTGGATTGGAACGACCTCTGA